In Chryseobacterium gleum, a single genomic region encodes these proteins:
- the lat gene encoding L-lysine 6-transaminase: MEQTLDIKVNKVKETVGRHILADGFDFVMDIEKSHGSWLYDKLTDREYLDMFSMFASASIGYNHPYLVERSEWLGRMAVNKPTLADVYSEEYAHFLEVFERVVIPEELQYAFFIEGGTLGVENAMKACFDWKTRKNFEKGLDTEAGICIHFKQAFHGRSGYTLSLTNTADPRKYQYFPMFNWPRILNPKLKFPITEENLEETIKNENLALLQIEEAILMHPDKVACIIIEPIQAEGGDNHFRDEFLLGLRRICDDNEILLIFDEVQTGIAITGKMWAFQHFTAKPDIISFGKKAQVCGVLANKEKFDQVPNNVFRESSRINSTFGGNFIDMLRFQLVMEVIEKENLVENARVVGDFLLESLKALAEKYPEKISNARGRGLMCAIDLPTAEQRNHLMNELFKDGLIILPCGDQSLRFRPHLNVTKEEIQLALDKIESNINKI, from the coding sequence ATGGAACAAACATTAGATATAAAAGTAAATAAAGTTAAAGAAACAGTAGGAAGACATATACTAGCTGACGGCTTCGATTTTGTGATGGATATTGAAAAATCACACGGTTCATGGCTATATGATAAGCTTACAGACAGAGAATACCTGGATATGTTTTCTATGTTTGCATCGGCGTCTATCGGATACAACCATCCTTATCTTGTTGAAAGATCAGAATGGCTGGGAAGAATGGCTGTGAACAAACCTACTTTGGCTGACGTTTATTCAGAAGAATATGCCCATTTTCTTGAAGTATTTGAAAGGGTTGTTATACCAGAAGAATTACAATATGCTTTCTTTATCGAAGGAGGAACGTTAGGCGTTGAAAATGCGATGAAAGCATGCTTCGACTGGAAAACCCGCAAAAACTTTGAAAAAGGACTTGATACTGAAGCCGGAATCTGTATCCATTTCAAACAGGCTTTTCACGGAAGAAGCGGTTATACTTTAAGCTTAACAAACACTGCTGATCCAAGAAAATACCAATATTTCCCTATGTTCAACTGGCCGAGAATTTTAAACCCGAAATTAAAATTCCCGATTACAGAAGAGAACCTTGAAGAAACCATCAAAAACGAAAACCTTGCTTTGCTTCAGATTGAAGAGGCTATCCTGATGCACCCGGATAAAGTGGCTTGTATTATCATAGAGCCTATTCAGGCAGAAGGAGGTGACAACCATTTCAGAGACGAATTCTTATTGGGATTAAGAAGAATCTGTGATGACAACGAAATCTTACTTATTTTTGATGAAGTTCAGACAGGGATTGCCATTACGGGAAAAATGTGGGCTTTCCAGCATTTTACAGCAAAACCGGATATTATTTCTTTCGGGAAAAAAGCGCAGGTTTGTGGTGTCCTTGCCAACAAAGAAAAATTTGATCAGGTTCCGAACAATGTTTTCAGAGAAAGCTCCAGAATCAATTCAACATTCGGAGGGAATTTTATTGACATGCTGCGTTTTCAGCTTGTTATGGAAGTGATCGAAAAAGAAAACCTTGTGGAGAATGCAAGGGTTGTTGGAGACTTCCTGTTGGAAAGTTTAAAAGCTCTTGCTGAAAAATATCCAGAAAAAATTTCAAATGCAAGAGGAAGAGGATTGATGTGTGCGATCGATCTGCCAACGGCAGAACAAAGAAACCACCTGATGAACGAGCTTTTCAAAGATGGATTGATCATCCTTCCTTGTGGAGATCAGTCTCTTCGTTTCAGACCTCATCTGAATGTTACGAAAGAAGAAATCCAGCTTGCTTTAGATAAAATTGAGAGCAATATTAATAAAATTTAA